In Nicotiana tabacum cultivar K326 chromosome 10, ASM71507v2, whole genome shotgun sequence, the DNA window gttcataattgtataaaaattagataattaggccgaatatgacagttgagcgaccgtgctagaaccacgaaactcggaaatgcctaacaccttctcccgggttaatagaattccttatccagatttctggtacgctaattgttaaatagagtcattcttttcctcgattcgggattaaaccggtgacttaggacaccataaatctcccaagtggcgactctgaattttaataataaatcccctttcgattgtcctttaattggaaaaactccctctgcgccttgcgagcgcgggtgaaaaaggaggtgtgacagctctggcgactccgctggggacgtaacccagaatctctagttcagggttcagaattcgagcttagatgaattgttatatttggctttatttattatttgatcttattacatgttttggcctaaatgtgcaaaatgatgctttttttaccgctttgatattatttgaactgtacatataaactatgccgaaaccttctcttctcacctccggggatgtgcttactagtTGAGacccctattctgttagtgtcatatcctgaaataaaagaggctcggaaagtttctaagtcggatggccttttggttcccggaaaggagctccttcctcaactcgagttgtccgttcAGGTACACTGTATAGTacaaacacccaggataaacctagtataacaaaacctcatgccggatccctagtaggaacgtttatttgcatcatgttgcatttgacttaggggactcaacacaggggttgggtccgtctaggacaagcaacctgaaatgaaaaaagaccatcatgctgcatcctgtttattttgcatatttatttgCTTTAGATTTGCATGCTAACCGGCTTCTGAAATcgagaatttttgaaaaattatgaaaaagagaaaaagaaaaatagcagtgtaggtagataactacttatttttagaaaaataaaaccaatgtccaagtagtgtcaaaaccctgccgaaattttgaaaaaatgaaaaaaattgtcttttttagtttgatttatttgaaaaacaaaagaaaggagtcttgtttacaagtttattttatgttgggcgaactacgccggtttgattctcacagggcgtgagatacgtaggcaaccctcgtcgggtccaacctcccattttgcaaaaatagataaaaaatgtcaaattttaaaatcGTCATAGAGTCGGGCGATGCCGtttttgtcagaaatagccgaatgttcccgaaagggatgccggaaggctgactttacaTAAACGGCCACTTCTGTCATTGTTTTCGGATTTTTGATTGGTTgactcacacaaccttaaaatcttcgtccctgaagtgctgaaaggtcgtgttcggaAAATCGGGtctttcttttatgaaaaataatcaaatcgtTTTGAGTTAAATAGTCAAAtcgttttgagtcaaataaattttcttttgtttaatcacattaataaatgtgcaggatgagcacgactcaaaatgaacctttttcaatcatgaataaaatccctctccagttgcggctatggtggaatgatttaggcaaagaagggcgagacgaagtcaagaaacatctgaaaggtctcacgggtttattggGTATCAGGCCTCGAGGGGATATTATAAGGGCACTGGTCCcttactgggacccggcgcacaatgtcttccacttctcggactttgaactcaccccgactttagaggaaatagccgggtacatcggcaGTGCTGAGGTTCCGTTGAGGCGTAAATaactggttgctccaagagccgtagcGGTGCACCGGTTTTTGGACtcgttaaagatagtcagaacgaTCCATAACCCAGACTTGGCGAAAGGTTTTTGCACTCTGagcttcatataccaaagatacggccacgtaggaggattcgacaagcgagaaaacaagttgtgcagcaaaagtaaccgtcgatagtgggatgaacatagactgtttgctttcatgataaccttcttagggcTTTTAGTGTTCCTAAGAAAAGACGAGAATATTGACATAAAGgtagctggggtcgtcagtactttgctcactcaagatGACAGCACGTTTGCGCCCATGATTGTATCTGAtgtcttccgagctctcacggcctacaaagccagagggaactttttcgaagggtgtaacttgttattgcaaatgtggatgactgaacacctatgtcaccgagcccagttcctgagccatggatcttctgagaaaacctgcatagaggagttctacaccagaattaatgaggtccgcttacctgaaggagtctcggcatggacctcatactttcagaccctcaacgccagtcaaatacagtggacactgggatggttaccgatcgaagaaatcatatatatgccagcagctaggccccattttctcttgatggggcttaagagcattcaaccttatgcgccgtatcgggttttgaggcaacttgggagttgtcagatagtgccgaaagatgaggaCCTGAGCACCCAAGTGACTGAGATCAGTTCcgatggccagtttcctgaaccaagggtccgccagatttggagccaatgtcaatacttggaggcaaatacttgtgtactgAATCGGGCAAGAGGGGAAGTTTCACCcggatatcaggcttggtacaaaggggaagTGTCATCTGGAAGGCCGGCTAAATGACCTCACCTTCAAGAGTTTGCCAAGTCCTCACAAGagcattgggactggttggcgaaagaagaagaatacagggccacaataggcaagttgaaacagcaagtcacaaatcttcagtttgaaagagaaattcagaTCGCGACCGATGAAGGGGACAAAAAGAAATCAGCCCAAAAAAAAATGACTCCCTTAGAGCTCAAAACCGACAAGTGATAATAGATGCCGATAACCAACGGAGAAGCCGGTTCGATAAAAGGctgatagcagggttaaggaatcaggtcattgAAAGCTGAAAGGACTTGGAAAGATCCGaggctagcatagcaagaatGCGGTCCAGATGGGAAAAAGGTGCAGCCACGCGGaaaaagcacctatggcaagtgagaagggattatgaagggagcattgaaatattaagagaaacaaattccactctcagagatcgggtctttaaacaagcccgagatgctagaacggacagggagcgctgctatgattgaatagcccgaatggaagaacaaatggagaggttccaagatcggctcgttgacaacactcaagtattgggattaaagaatcaacgaatagaacgGCTTTGtatggaaagggatagaatcaggggtaggatcgatGAGATTAGGCACTACATCACCACGAGGTGCCTAACCTGTGAGGAAATGCCCCGTGATACCCTTTTTGCCTCAGacatgggttatgtccaccggatcatggaggaattaaaaagcttgcaaagaggccttacaccaaagcccgcggaaaggccgaacgattcctcgcgggcaccaaaattcaaggccttaatgtatccctagttcaagtctGCACTTGTTGTTTTtaagagtctgttgtctacctttctgttctcttttcatatcaaacaatgttaatagtgtggcgtctgtattttgtttgtctttttttttcaaatgggtagcttgtaatagcatattttggtaataaaataaaaaaaaaattgtgtctTTATTTTTACTTGTGGCAGAACTATGCCCGGCCTGATTCATACGGGgatatgatacgtaggcaatccacataagattcgaccatcactaaaaagaaaaaaaaggcattgtgaataaaataaatgaaaaaaggaCATAAAAAGGAAGAgtaagccgggatgacgcatgcaatcgaagcaaaaacatgttagaaatggttaaactacctaggaacattgcattccccaatgtgaaattgcaatatgtgttaaactctaatgctaacaagtttgttgtttataccagagaaagagatttcaaaacagttagctcgttagaacgttctggcagattaccattaccacacaagatcaaaagggctcattccggaaagtatgtctggttcggacaaaagtgttgaggaggaaaagacggagatacaaatgatgaaggaggaagtagacaggttgagacaagagatagctgggatgcacctagcctgggctaagggacaaacaccaccaatacttccccctactcctacccttccactggtccatcaacgagcttccccattgtCCAATACTATCaagggaaacttcctataatccccaagcttcaccacccaaacaaaaccctcctccaccagctgttcctattttcgtggcacctccacccgccacattgAAAAAATCATCTGATGAACtagtgtttcaggttcacgacaatcaatactatcctcctgaactcaccttcaaagcacccgagccatacacttatacccctcaccttcagctcccgacagaaactgagaggccagctaagaatccggagcaggatgaagttctccgtaaagtgaaaagcctggagcaatccttcaggaatatgcatggattggcaaaccaagtcagtgtgtcctataaatatctgtgtcccttccccgatgttcaattgccggcaggttttaagatgccaaagtttgatctatatgagggatatggtgatcccatggcgcatctACAAGGTttctgcagtaagatgagaggggcaggtggaaaggatgagttgctgctagcttattttggtcaaagtttaagcgggtctgcattagaatggtacacgaggcaggattctagcaggtggtatacctgggacgatctagcacaagcatttgcaggtcatttccagtataaccttgagatcgtccccgaccgtctcacactgttaaaactgGAGAAAAAGACTGGAGAGAGCTTCACGGAATTCGGATTCCGTtcgagagaacaagcagcaagagtcgatccaccaatgagggaaggtgaaatggtggactacttcttacaaacgttggagccaacttactttggtcacctggtgacgtcagttggtaaatctttcaataaagtattaaaaatgggtggcatggttgaagagggactcaagtccaacaagataatgagttattcggcgaccaaggccacaactcaggctatccaaagtggcacgggaggtgcgctcgggaaaagaagagagaggaggtcgcaacagtcgaagcaggtacttggtccaaatCCAGAGGCCCTTCCCtcgctaccaacccagaccccattacccaaattatccacacactccatacaaccctccacaaccctattatccaccacaagagccacatttctccgtccatcacgccAAAACTTACACctagcctccggttcgcccgcaatggcgtgcaccggctccccaacatatatatccacctccacaaaacacatacccacCTCCGCAAAGCACATACTCAcaaccaagggcctacaggaatcctttaGGGCCAAGCTTCCGCGGAAATTAGGCTTTCAGGAACGAGAGGGTGCAGAGGTCGAGAACATTCACTctgctgggagaaacctatactactttgttccacaagttgaggcagttaggcctattaagtcctgttgaacccaaattgccaaatccccttcccaaaaatctggaccactcagtaagctgtgaatattgttcgggggctcccgggcatgatactgagaagtgttcgaagttgaagactgccgtacaatatcttattgacacaaataggatcgaggctcaggcaccagaggcacccaacatcaatgaaaacctgTTACCGatgcaccatgaggcccacatgatcgaactagtgcacgaaggagggaaacctaaaacaccctcacaaacggtaatgttGATTCGTGCCAGTCCAAACGAAAAGTCGACCAGTAGAAAGGTAGTGGTACAGTTGGGAAAAGAAGATGAAAAGCCATTTGTGGTAGtggggaaaggttcgtctgttgCTACGAAGAAGCCAGAATCAGTCAAGGTAGTGCtgcagggagtatcaagcacactAGTGTTGGTGGTGAAGGGGGTCcacgtagaaccagttgttatcaggccagtaatgcagttgccgataacaaatgagaaagctgtgccatggagctacagtcaagtgacagtgatgcataaggggaatgaggttgtggaagaagtatacgaggcccaggggttaactcgttcgggaagatgttttgttcccgcagaattgagaatggccaatcctgtaacaataaagaagccagtaacggaggaagaagcagaagagtttttaaagaagatgaaggcacatgactactccattgtagagcagttaaGGAGGACCCCAGCCTAGATCTTgttgctatccttgttgatccatccaaacgatcattgtcaggcattaatgaagattttgaatgaagACCATGccccggacaagctctcagtgaaccatttggagaaaatagcgcacaaaatcttcgaagtaaatcgagtgacattctctgacgatgaATTACCGATAGAGGGTACAAAACACAACAGAGCACTTTacctgacggtgaaatgcgaagaatcggtggtcactcgagtactaatTGATATTGGGTCAAGTGtcaatatctgtcctttgtccactttgaacaaactgaaggttgctgatgataggatccacaagaacagcgtCTGCTTCCGAGGTTTTAATGGGGGCGGTAttgacacagtgggtgatatcatactggaattgacaattggtccggtcgagttcaccatggaatttcaagtgatagatgtggcagtgtcgtataatcttttgttgggacaaccctggatccacgcagccaaagcagtgccttctacactgcatcagatggttaaatttgaatggaatagacaagagattgtggtacacggggatgacggcacACATACCGTCAGTGATgacattgtgcctttcatagaaaccgacgatgacaagggcccatgggtttatcaggtttttgacgcagtcttagtagacaaaattcctgagggtgggggccttccacttcccagaatcgcagctgcaaccttcatgatagcctcggagatgttgaacaACGGGTTTGTACCAAGAAAAAGGTTTGGggattgatctgcagggaatggtccaaccagtttctttgcccaagaacctggatacttttgggctgggattcaagcctaccgcagcggatGTAAAGCGGGCCCGCCAGTTGAaaaaaagagtctgggtccttcctaagccaatcccacGCCTGTCCatatcatttgtcagagcagggtTCAGAACGTTGCCGGTCCCGGAAATTCTCGGACCCCTGATCGGGCCAGAtagagatttgaatgagggctttgaaaggatgttcgctgatgtcaacatgatagaagctg includes these proteins:
- the LOC142164585 gene encoding uncharacterized protein LOC142164585 codes for the protein MHGLANQVSVSYKYLCPFPDVQLPAGFKMPKFDLYEGYGDPMAHLQGFCSKMRGAGGKDELLLAYFGQSLSGSALEWYTRQDSSRWYTWDDLAQAFAGHFQYNLEIVPDRLTLLKLEKKTGESFTEFGFRSREQAARVDPPMREGEMVDYFLQTLEPTYFGHLVTSVGKSFNKVLKMGGMVEEGLKSNKIMSYSATKATTQAIQSGTGGALGKRRERRSQQSKQVLGPNPEALPSLPTQTPLPKLSTHSIQPSTTLLSTTRATFLRPSRQNLHLASGSPAMACTGSPTYISTSTKHIPTSAKHILTTKGLQESFRAKLPRKLGFQEREGAEVENIHSAGRNLYYFVPQVEAVRPIKSC